One window from the genome of Pandoraea fibrosis encodes:
- a CDS encoding LysR family transcriptional regulator, which yields MTKNLSWDLYRTFLSVLTEGSLSGAARALDITQPTAGRHIAALETALGQTLFTRSQTGLLPTDAAQSLRAHALAMQHTALAFERAAASHGDGVNGVVRISASEVVGVEVLPPILSALRRAHPQLILELVPTNRIQDLLHREVDIAVRMAPPQQDALIARRMGSIDIGLHAREDYLARYGVPTSMADLANHALIGFDQMTPFLREATRNAPLWSRDAFAFRADSDLAQLAMIRAGYGIGGCQVPLARRDPRLVRVLPSAFRFRLPTWVTMHEDLRQSARCKAVFDALVAGLSTYMAG from the coding sequence ATGACAAAAAATTTGAGCTGGGATCTCTACCGGACGTTTCTCTCGGTGCTGACCGAGGGATCGTTGTCGGGCGCGGCACGGGCCCTGGACATCACGCAACCCACGGCCGGACGCCATATTGCGGCGCTGGAGACGGCGCTGGGACAAACGCTTTTCACGCGATCGCAAACGGGTTTGCTGCCAACGGATGCCGCGCAGTCGCTGCGAGCTCACGCGCTGGCCATGCAGCACACGGCGCTCGCTTTCGAGCGAGCGGCGGCGAGTCATGGCGATGGAGTGAACGGTGTCGTGCGCATTTCGGCGAGCGAGGTAGTCGGCGTGGAGGTGTTGCCACCGATTCTGAGTGCGCTACGGCGCGCGCATCCGCAGCTGATCCTCGAACTGGTGCCGACGAATCGCATACAGGATCTGCTGCATCGCGAGGTCGACATTGCCGTGCGGATGGCGCCGCCACAGCAAGACGCACTGATTGCGCGTCGCATGGGGAGCATCGACATTGGCCTGCATGCGCGAGAGGACTATCTGGCACGTTACGGGGTACCGACGTCGATGGCCGATCTGGCCAATCATGCGCTGATCGGTTTCGACCAGATGACGCCGTTTCTTCGGGAAGCGACACGCAACGCGCCACTATGGTCGCGCGATGCCTTCGCGTTTCGCGCCGATAGCGATCTGGCGCAACTGGCGATGATTCGCGCGGGTTACGGCATCGGGGGATGTCAGGTGCCACTGGCGCGACGCGATCCCCGGCTCGTGCGTGTCTTGCCGTCAGCCTTCCGGTTCAGGCTGCCCACATGGGTCACGATGCATGAAGACCTGCGTCAGAGTGCGCGTTGCAAGGCGGTGTTCGACGCACTCGTGGCCGGATTGTCCACCTACATGGCCGGATAA
- a CDS encoding IclR family transcriptional regulator, whose product MKRSKDTPNDVIRSTHIATGERGEQGGDELNTSSTSVISLRILELLAERNAECGVTHLAEALGVPKARVHRHLTALRQEGYVVQNPRTSRYRIGWRLFLLGQKLVKQFDVVSLARPVMEELRDAVGQTIVISSFTETDVVVLDVMRGRSPLEILLHPGTQFKLHSVAQGKIALAFGAPERREAVLAGPLDACTPHTITDAMRLSHELALVRERGWADAPEEVFLGVNALAAPIVQDDGTLFGTLAIVGSIHYLPAHPNPQTVAALTDAARRISRLLGGGRAD is encoded by the coding sequence GTGAAACGATCGAAGGACACCCCGAACGACGTCATCCGCAGCACGCATATCGCGACTGGCGAACGAGGCGAGCAGGGCGGCGATGAGCTCAACACGTCGTCGACTTCGGTCATTTCTCTGCGCATTCTGGAGCTGCTGGCCGAGCGTAATGCCGAGTGCGGCGTGACACATCTGGCCGAGGCGCTCGGTGTGCCGAAGGCGCGTGTGCATCGTCATCTGACGGCGCTGCGTCAGGAAGGCTATGTCGTGCAGAACCCGCGCACCAGCCGATATCGCATCGGCTGGCGTCTCTTCCTGCTGGGACAGAAGCTGGTCAAACAGTTCGATGTGGTGAGTCTGGCGCGCCCCGTGATGGAGGAGTTGCGCGATGCCGTCGGTCAGACCATCGTCATCAGCTCGTTCACGGAAACCGACGTGGTCGTGCTCGACGTCATGCGTGGGCGCAGTCCGCTGGAGATCCTGCTGCATCCGGGCACGCAATTCAAATTGCATAGCGTGGCGCAAGGCAAGATCGCGTTGGCGTTCGGTGCACCTGAGCGTCGGGAGGCCGTGCTCGCCGGTCCGCTCGATGCCTGCACGCCGCATACGATCACCGACGCGATGCGTCTCTCGCATGAACTCGCGCTGGTGCGGGAGCGCGGCTGGGCCGATGCGCCCGAAGAAGTGTTCCTCGGCGTGAATGCGCTGGCGGCCCCCATTGTGCAGGACGACGGCACGCTGTTCGGCACGCTCGCCATCGTCGGCTCGATTCATTACCTGCCGGCGCACCCGAACCCGCAAACCGTGGCGGCACTCACCGACGCGGCCCGTCGCATTTCCCGCCTGTTGGGCGGTGGCCGCGCCGACTGA
- a CDS encoding NAD-dependent epimerase/dehydratase family protein, with translation MTQASRNPETRALVLGATGGIGGEVARQLLTAGWRVRAMRRGGAPSTDTPDVGIEWIDGDAMHADDVLSAARDCDVIVHAVNPPGYRHWDIQVLPMLDNTIAAATRHGATIVLPGTVYNYGPATFPVLREDDPQRPLTRKGRIRATMEGRLRDASRNGVQTIIVRAGDFFGPRTRNSWFAQGLVKPGRPASVVQIPNAPGVGHEWSYLPDVARSMVLLIERRRTLDAFSNFHMAGHWDADGTQMAGAIARVMAPYGVTVKTRRFPWWLTWVASPFVTTLRELREMRYLWQQPVRMDNTRLVAALGQEPHTPLDVAVRATLDGLGCVPGKPGAKGVVSSSV, from the coding sequence ATGACCCAAGCATCCCGCAACCCTGAGACTCGCGCGCTGGTGCTCGGCGCAACGGGCGGCATCGGCGGCGAAGTCGCACGGCAATTGCTGACGGCGGGGTGGCGTGTGCGCGCCATGCGTCGCGGCGGTGCGCCAAGCACCGACACGCCCGACGTCGGGATCGAGTGGATCGACGGTGACGCCATGCATGCCGACGATGTGTTGTCCGCAGCGCGAGACTGCGATGTGATCGTCCACGCCGTCAATCCGCCCGGCTATCGCCATTGGGATATCCAGGTGCTGCCCATGCTCGACAACACGATTGCCGCTGCCACACGGCATGGCGCCACCATCGTGCTGCCCGGCACGGTCTACAACTATGGACCGGCAACGTTCCCCGTGTTGCGCGAAGATGACCCGCAACGGCCGCTCACCCGCAAAGGCCGAATTCGCGCGACGATGGAAGGCCGCCTGCGCGATGCAAGCCGCAATGGCGTACAGACGATCATTGTGCGAGCGGGCGACTTCTTTGGTCCCCGCACACGCAATAGCTGGTTCGCCCAGGGACTCGTTAAGCCGGGCCGCCCGGCGAGCGTCGTCCAGATACCGAACGCACCCGGCGTCGGACACGAATGGTCGTACCTGCCCGACGTCGCACGCTCGATGGTTCTGCTCATCGAGCGCCGCCGCACGCTCGATGCCTTCTCCAACTTCCACATGGCCGGTCACTGGGATGCCGACGGCACGCAGATGGCTGGTGCGATCGCGCGAGTGATGGCCCCCTACGGCGTGACGGTCAAGACGCGTCGCTTTCCCTGGTGGCTCACGTGGGTGGCGTCGCCTTTCGTCACGACGCTGCGCGAATTGCGCGAGATGCGCTACCTGTGGCAACAGCCGGTGCGCATGGATAACACGCGACTTGTCGCGGCGCTCGGACAAGAACCGCATACCCCGCTCGATGTCGCCGTGCGTGCCACGCTCGACGGGCTCGGCTGCGTCCCGGGCAAGCCGGGCGCGAAAGGGGTTGTCTCCTCGTCCGTCTGA